A segment of the Bdellovibrio bacteriovorus genome:
TACAAGTGATTGCCTTCGGCCCACTGGGAGGTGACTTGTCCAATGCGAATGTCGGAAACGGGATTGTCCTTCGCCATTAGTCCTCCCACTGGAAAACAAGGCTCACGTCCGCGCACGGAGCTGAATGCGTCAGCGCACCAACAGAGATATAGTTCACACCCAGGGCCGCTACAGAAGCCACGCGATCCAGGTTCATGTTACCGCTGGCTTCGGTTTCAACTTCAGCGGGGATTACTTCCAGAGCTTTTTTCAAAGTGTCATTATCCATGTTGTCCAGAAGGATTCGGTGAGCTTTCATGGCCACCGCTTCTTTGACATCTTCGACGGTGCCAGCTTCCACTTCGATAGGAAGGTTGCTGTGTTCACGCACGCGATTGATGGCGTTGGTGATGCCGCCCATGACAGAAATATGGTTGTCCTTGATCAGGATTGCATCGCTCAGGTTCATGCGGTGATTGACGCCGCCCCCGTGAACCACGGCGCGCTTTTCCAGA
Coding sequences within it:
- the nadC gene encoding carboxylating nicotinate-nucleotide diphosphorylase, which encodes MTLLELIRAAIKEDMPHGDVTTESLALKPRIGRARLKAKEDIVLSGAMAFEQSMQALEPTCRIKWHFEEGDEILKNQIICTIEGDLVQILKAERVALNFLGHLSGIATHTHRFVKKIAGTKTKILDTRKTTPAFRDLEKRAVVHGGGVNHRMNLSDAILIKDNHISVMGGITNAINRVREHSNLPIEVEAGTVEDVKEAVAMKAHRILLDNMDNDTLKKALEVIPAEVETEASGNMNLDRVASVAALGVNYISVGALTHSAPCADVSLVFQWED